In Pseudomonas resinovorans NBRC 106553, a single genomic region encodes these proteins:
- a CDS encoding DUF4400 domain-containing protein — MAEMLEEKWPKGVMASIAFFFVLILMLATVAPNKLVDTVMLKERKWGIELLGDSDMEKVLEKTNRYYSALVIDSGAKKVVSDMLMPRGGTVDAFEKNVDWWFRYLESRGEAVQKIIYQMVYRIVLTLYWLPLLIAVLVPAIYAGWMRWNAKRHGFDYSSPFLNNNAAIVLSWGGMLIVLSVLMPLPLPPLVISTFIVIMLPVVLSVLISNLPKRI; from the coding sequence ATGGCTGAGATGCTTGAAGAGAAGTGGCCAAAGGGCGTTATGGCCTCTATAGCGTTCTTCTTCGTCCTGATCCTGATGCTGGCAACCGTCGCGCCGAACAAGCTTGTGGATACGGTGATGCTGAAGGAGCGGAAGTGGGGCATTGAGTTGCTTGGCGATTCGGACATGGAGAAGGTGCTGGAGAAAACCAATCGCTACTACTCGGCACTTGTCATCGACTCCGGGGCAAAAAAGGTTGTCTCCGACATGTTGATGCCTCGAGGCGGCACCGTGGATGCCTTCGAAAAGAACGTGGATTGGTGGTTTCGGTACCTCGAGTCCCGAGGTGAGGCCGTCCAGAAAATCATCTACCAGATGGTTTACCGGATAGTTCTAACGCTTTACTGGTTACCACTGCTGATCGCGGTTCTGGTGCCGGCTATTTACGCCGGATGGATGCGCTGGAATGCCAAGCGGCATGGATTCGACTACTCATCACCGTTCCTGAATAACAACGCCGCGATCGTCCTGTCATGGGGCGGAATGCTCATCGTACTCAGCGTGTTGATGCCTCTGCCTTTACCGCCGCTCGTTATCTCAACCTTCATCGTCATCATGCTGCCTGTCGTGCTGTCCGTGCTGATCAGCAACCTGCCAAAGCGCATTTGA
- a CDS encoding thioredoxin domain-containing protein — protein sequence MAPKTTPSKTIPFAIAITALATALVVGSYYHFTTMSQLQGQVKSLEGELSVAKAQAVDPAAIQEIVDNLKQLPEDVIPAAPDNWIYGSSSARYTLIEMTDTECPYCRDHFPLLKALIESSAGQINAAILHVPALGEASRRQALAIECAGEQGGSDAAWKYTQTVFDKTGGNGKGVSESLVSLATELGLDGKRFAACTDSKQAIERVTGDLDQAIKLGIQQTPSTLLLDNQTGMSMVLQGANASHEGILKAIASISKAGGAK from the coding sequence ATGGCACCGAAAACGACACCATCGAAAACGATCCCTTTTGCTATTGCTATCACAGCCCTTGCCACCGCTCTGGTAGTTGGCTCGTACTACCACTTCACCACGATGAGCCAGCTACAAGGCCAGGTCAAAAGCCTTGAGGGTGAGTTGTCTGTTGCGAAAGCACAGGCAGTTGACCCCGCCGCGATCCAAGAGATCGTCGATAACCTCAAACAGCTTCCAGAAGATGTTATCCCCGCAGCTCCGGACAACTGGATCTATGGCTCCTCATCTGCTCGGTACACGCTTATCGAGATGACGGACACGGAATGCCCTTATTGCCGCGATCACTTTCCCCTGTTGAAAGCACTCATCGAGTCGTCGGCGGGGCAAATCAATGCCGCGATTCTCCATGTCCCCGCGCTTGGTGAGGCCTCTCGGCGACAAGCCCTAGCTATCGAGTGTGCTGGTGAGCAAGGTGGCTCAGATGCTGCCTGGAAGTACACCCAGACGGTATTCGATAAAACAGGTGGCAACGGCAAGGGGGTTTCAGAATCGCTCGTGTCCCTTGCGACCGAGCTCGGCCTGGATGGGAAGCGTTTTGCAGCCTGCACGGATTCAAAGCAGGCCATCGAGCGAGTAACTGGCGACCTCGATCAAGCAATAAAGCTGGGCATCCAACAGACCCCTTCGACCCTGCTCCTGGACAATCAGACAGGTATGTCGATGGTTCTTCAAGGTGCCAACGCTAGTCATGAAGGCATCCTCAAAGCGATTGCCAGCATCAGCAAAGCAGGGGGTGCCAAGTGA
- the traL gene encoding type IV conjugative transfer system protein TraL gives MSEPIKIPAYIDQPPHVMFWRLDEVMPIGIGLVAGVLLAQLILCTVVGLLLARFYRRFCDNRPDGFLLHAIYWHWGAIGRKRVRSMPNSYEREFV, from the coding sequence GTGAGTGAGCCAATCAAAATCCCGGCATACATCGACCAGCCGCCTCACGTTATGTTTTGGCGTTTGGATGAGGTGATGCCGATCGGAATCGGTTTGGTTGCCGGCGTTCTTCTGGCACAGCTGATTCTCTGCACGGTGGTAGGTCTGTTGCTCGCTCGCTTCTATCGCCGCTTCTGCGACAACCGCCCTGACGGCTTTCTGCTTCACGCCATTTACTGGCACTGGGGAGCTATCGGCCGGAAGAGAGTGCGATCCATGCCCAATTCCTACGAGAGAGAGTTCGTCTGA
- a CDS encoding TraE/TraK family type IV conjugative transfer system protein: MLLKSLSNSFDGMRGENQFLRIAVAGLVLSNLLVSCSALNKDEVVTVIPPTLTETAWVSKTQSSGEYADAWALYIAMMLGNVTPHNASVVKDALGPILDKAIYQDTMKVLDTQIHQIRQDRVTLSFEPQKVLRDNLNENKFYVTGRSVSEGPAGDKKRSNRTYEFELVIKDYKPVLSWLSTNSGDARTQDVVDRENSKAEKQAEREKRKKNQ, encoded by the coding sequence ATGCTTTTAAAGTCGCTTAGCAATTCGTTTGATGGCATGCGCGGAGAAAATCAGTTTCTGCGCATTGCCGTTGCTGGCCTTGTCTTGAGCAATCTGCTGGTGTCCTGCTCTGCTCTCAACAAGGATGAAGTGGTCACCGTGATACCACCCACTCTGACTGAGACGGCCTGGGTCAGCAAAACGCAAAGTTCCGGTGAATACGCCGACGCATGGGCTCTGTACATCGCGATGATGCTGGGCAATGTCACCCCGCATAATGCCTCTGTAGTGAAGGATGCCCTAGGTCCTATCCTCGATAAGGCGATCTATCAAGACACGATGAAGGTTCTCGATACCCAGATTCATCAGATCCGCCAGGATCGTGTGACCCTGAGCTTCGAGCCGCAGAAGGTGCTCCGCGATAACCTCAACGAGAACAAGTTCTACGTTACCGGCCGCTCCGTTAGCGAAGGGCCGGCTGGCGATAAAAAGCGTAGCAACCGAACCTATGAGTTTGAGCTTGTGATCAAAGACTATAAGCCAGTACTGAGTTGGCTCAGCACGAACTCTGGCGATGCTCGAACTCAGGATGTGGTTGATCGCGAGAACAGCAAGGCCGAGAAACAAGCAGAGCGCGAGAAAAGAAAAAAAAATCAGTAG
- a CDS encoding type-F conjugative transfer system secretin TraK has product MSLPVSLHFFKPAALVLAMAAALPAIAQDQIQIPGMNMPVAASVQPHVVAKPVATPESVPERQEEPQTEKKQRLVAVTPGSAENPSVPASVMKKPVPAQPIESRQDVVVSSGTNTLIPISRGQMNRIVTPFDVPKVQTVSTADISVSGNVLYVTTFEDKPVTMYVTPDDDETVAISLTLLPQGVPPIQANLILAKNVQGLASGLPVTSSTNYSGQARKWERSQPYMDTLRSLMREMALGKLPRGYSFGALTNGNKIPACAQPSLSFDFSKSQLIEGHDFKVFVATAENVSARTVEFDHASCTHPHRAAVSAWPDEVLEPGQKTEVFVITRVPTEVPQSSTRPSLLQ; this is encoded by the coding sequence ATGTCACTTCCAGTTTCCCTCCATTTTTTCAAGCCAGCTGCGCTGGTACTGGCTATGGCGGCTGCACTGCCAGCTATTGCCCAGGATCAGATTCAGATACCAGGCATGAACATGCCAGTTGCTGCCAGCGTGCAGCCTCATGTGGTTGCCAAGCCTGTCGCTACTCCAGAGAGCGTCCCGGAACGACAGGAGGAGCCTCAGACGGAAAAGAAGCAACGTCTGGTCGCCGTCACTCCGGGGTCTGCTGAAAACCCCAGCGTGCCGGCCAGCGTTATGAAGAAGCCTGTGCCAGCGCAGCCTATCGAGTCCCGCCAAGACGTGGTTGTTTCGAGCGGCACCAATACCCTGATTCCGATCAGCCGTGGCCAAATGAACCGTATCGTCACGCCGTTCGATGTACCTAAAGTCCAGACAGTGAGCACGGCCGACATTTCGGTAAGCGGTAACGTTCTTTACGTCACAACTTTCGAAGATAAGCCGGTGACTATGTACGTCACGCCGGACGACGATGAGACCGTAGCAATCTCCCTGACCTTATTGCCGCAGGGCGTTCCCCCCATCCAAGCAAACCTGATTCTGGCGAAAAATGTGCAAGGCCTTGCGAGCGGCTTGCCAGTCACTTCGTCTACGAACTACAGCGGCCAGGCCCGGAAGTGGGAACGCTCTCAGCCGTACATGGACACGCTTCGCTCCCTGATGCGCGAAATGGCGCTGGGCAAGCTACCACGTGGATACAGCTTCGGTGCTCTTACGAACGGCAACAAGATCCCTGCCTGCGCGCAACCAAGCCTCAGCTTCGATTTCAGCAAGTCGCAGCTGATCGAAGGTCATGACTTCAAAGTTTTCGTGGCCACGGCGGAGAACGTGTCGGCCAGGACTGTCGAGTTCGATCACGCCTCTTGCACTCACCCTCATCGAGCGGCTGTAAGCGCATGGCCAGATGAGGTGCTTGAGCCTGGCCAGAAAACAGAGGTGTTTGTAATCACTCGGGTTCCGACCGAAGTGCCGCAAAGCTCCACCCGCCCAAGCCTGTTGCAGTAA
- a CDS encoding TraB/VirB10 family protein — protein MKAIQQFLEKLTPRGKLMLAIGGTVLIVGTVVGVAMNAATPERKSRAAAKPQVEAILTDEDPRALGMDSIASQLRQLQAQQNRLERTMGQKEKDVQLKNTQEKVSGLEQELQLVQKELAKVGREKKGTGESEDNSSDSSASNQARSPIPPRESVFVNKATSSPAELTDVYSNLPPEQPEDPKSRSSEKTEAPKIRVIKAKEDEGKSDKPEELSVTLPAGSILSSVLVTGMDAPTGKQAQRDPFPSLVRIKNEAILPNRFRADFRECFMIASGWGDLSSERAYMRAERLSCVRNDGSVLEASIEAYATGEDGKAGLRGRLVSKQGQIIARSLGAGFLQGIAGAFNVQKVPTINVTRASDDGKTVAPVYEQAFDSNALQSAGFSGAGSALERIADFYLEMAESIFPVIEIDAMREVDFIVNKGMTVKFNATTLKVNDVNQ, from the coding sequence GTGAAAGCCATTCAGCAATTCCTCGAAAAACTCACGCCGAGGGGCAAGCTCATGCTTGCCATCGGTGGGACGGTTCTGATCGTCGGTACTGTCGTTGGCGTGGCCATGAACGCAGCAACTCCCGAGCGTAAGTCACGCGCAGCGGCAAAGCCACAGGTCGAGGCCATCCTCACCGACGAAGATCCTCGTGCGCTGGGCATGGACTCCATTGCGAGCCAACTTCGACAGCTCCAGGCGCAGCAAAACCGCCTTGAGCGGACGATGGGGCAGAAAGAAAAAGACGTTCAACTCAAAAACACGCAAGAAAAAGTGAGCGGCTTGGAGCAAGAACTCCAGCTGGTTCAGAAAGAGTTGGCGAAGGTTGGACGCGAAAAGAAGGGCACCGGTGAGAGTGAGGATAACTCGTCCGACAGCTCCGCCTCCAACCAGGCACGATCCCCTATCCCACCTCGCGAATCGGTATTCGTCAACAAGGCAACGAGCTCGCCGGCAGAGCTGACAGACGTTTACTCGAACTTGCCTCCAGAGCAACCGGAAGACCCAAAGTCGCGATCCAGCGAGAAAACGGAAGCGCCGAAGATCCGGGTGATCAAGGCGAAGGAAGATGAGGGAAAGAGCGATAAGCCAGAGGAGCTTTCTGTGACGCTGCCCGCGGGTTCGATTTTGTCGAGTGTCTTGGTCACAGGCATGGATGCGCCGACAGGGAAGCAGGCACAGCGTGACCCCTTTCCAAGCCTCGTCCGTATCAAGAATGAAGCAATTCTCCCCAACCGCTTCAGAGCGGATTTCCGTGAGTGTTTCATGATCGCTAGTGGGTGGGGGGATCTCAGTTCTGAACGGGCCTATATGCGTGCCGAACGTTTGTCGTGCGTTCGCAATGACGGCTCGGTACTTGAAGCAAGCATTGAGGCGTATGCGACAGGTGAGGACGGTAAAGCAGGCTTGCGCGGCCGACTGGTAAGCAAACAAGGGCAAATCATCGCTCGAAGCTTGGGAGCGGGTTTTCTCCAAGGTATAGCTGGGGCTTTTAACGTCCAAAAGGTACCGACAATCAACGTAACTCGAGCTAGTGATGACGGCAAGACAGTAGCTCCAGTATACGAGCAGGCATTCGATAGCAACGCGCTTCAGTCAGCCGGATTCAGCGGTGCTGGCTCAGCCCTTGAGCGGATAGCTGACTTCTACTTGGAAATGGCGGAAAGCATTTTCCCAGTTATTGAAATCGACGCAATGCGTGAAGTCGACTTCATTGTTAATAAAGGCATGACCGTCAAGTTCAACGCAACCACTCTTAAAGTCAATGACGTTAATCAGTAA
- the traV gene encoding type IV conjugative transfer system lipoprotein TraV, translating to MIKQLILAIAVAALTSGCTSIMGLGSDEYACKGMPNGVTCMSAKDVYSATEGDDYKTQLKKEQEGGTASSDKPSTGNATRVLIAEGSDNAPVPMRARNPLPIRSQAVVMRIAIDPWEDEKGDLYVPGFIYTEVEARRWEIGARNPQPTPTLRPLTVVQPPQAKPAK from the coding sequence ATGATCAAGCAACTTATCCTGGCGATTGCAGTAGCGGCACTGACTTCTGGTTGCACTAGTATCATGGGTTTGGGCTCAGACGAATATGCATGTAAAGGCATGCCTAATGGCGTTACCTGCATGTCTGCGAAAGATGTTTATTCGGCCACTGAAGGTGATGATTACAAGACCCAGCTTAAAAAAGAACAAGAAGGCGGGACAGCGAGCAGCGATAAACCATCAACTGGCAATGCTACCCGCGTGCTGATAGCTGAAGGATCAGATAACGCACCGGTGCCTATGAGAGCCAGGAATCCGCTTCCTATTCGTTCGCAAGCTGTTGTGATGCGTATTGCCATTGATCCATGGGAGGACGAGAAAGGCGACCTGTACGTTCCAGGTTTCATTTATACCGAAGTAGAAGCGCGACGCTGGGAGATCGGCGCTCGAAACCCCCAGCCAACACCAACCTTGCGCCCCCTTACAGTTGTTCAGCCGCCGCAGGCTAAACCTGCTAAGTAG